A single window of Gemmatimonadota bacterium DNA harbors:
- a CDS encoding chemotaxis protein CheB — protein MSAAAVSEPRLVVGVGASAGGLDAFRTLVRAVRPGSAMTFLLVQHLDPTHKSLLAELLSSHTTLLVQDATHGTVLEPDTVYVIAPDTALAVRDGRIELSAPRTHRRIRLPVDHLFRSLAREFGPRAVGVVLSGAGSDGTAGVREIKAVGGLAIAQKPEQSGQPGMPSSAIDTGLVDLVLGIDEIPDALERFASLPPGVHADILAREEEQLVLDREQRAGLVPVLDAAQLARLSALLEAQQGFDLRVYKTGTIQRRVLRRMVLSGFESADEYFGHLRDHPAEQQTLLRDLLISVTEFFRDTEAFETLRHSVVDPLVRAAPAGTTLRVWVAGCATGEEAYSLGMEFLEAIDARGARLGLQIFATDVDAEAIGIARGAEYPLSIADQVSPERLERFFQPLPGRGFRVRQPLRETVSFALHDLTKNPPFSRMHLVSCRNVLIYLTAEAQRQVLRVLHFALHNDGYLFLGPSESHGAQRELFSALSKSWRIYRKTGPSTPLPVERGSHRLPQTLPEPLVAQAHPHPGLHGGPREDRPRGALLDAWVPPSVVVGAEGSVLYMHGELGPFLAFPQGDNPTLELLGLLRSHLLTRTRSVLYRCRREGRPVVALSSPTEQQQRVRITAHPAPVLGDLAVAISFELLQDAEPEQVPEAGTGDDAVIEQLAQELDATRQDLRSTIEELETSNEELRSSNEESMSMNEELQSANEELEATTEELRSLNEELTTVNSQLREKIDQLEQAHDDLHNFFTSTKVATIFLDDELRIKRFTPAAAELLGIDHTDLGRFVSTMARDLLQNGLEAEARHVLDSLNGVGRELRSQGDRWYDRRILPYRTESRRIEGIVVTFTDITAIREAAARLQLREQQQALIARMGVHALRESNLQGFLDQAVRDVQQTLGTDFCKILEVQPGGRQLLLRAGVGWAAGYVGERAVGAGPDSQAGYTLEAGGPVVVEDLAQERRFSGPELLRDHGVVSGVSAAIRDGDNVYGVLGVHTRRPRTFTTEDAHFVAAVAGVVGAAIGRFQTRRRHAIELGVSQVLAGSGDVDTLLDDVLRCFAKTLDTPVGELWWRPDADRPAERRILHTSPPCDRRQVLHHLRGHDTHSTRMVEQALEERRARWWTDLGRPSLTDLVPAAEPLGLQSALTFPVFLGGNAIGVVRLFAARRLLADPLFLHSLENIGRAVGDFVGRADLHARARRLAAITESSHDAILSYDLNGIVTDWLAGAEALFGFVRDDIVGTPVYRIVPEERRKEIDETRERIRRGEVMDPYETVRLHADGSSVDVSVRSSAVRDEEGAVVGVTSTDRDISRLLETERVLKEADRQKDQFLAMLGHELRNPLTAIRAAADLIGLQPLDPALQRAQQILQRQTHHMARLLDGLLDVSRIVNNRIALERRPVDLAAVCREVLEDVRRQLGDRPLDLRSRLSKTPVWVFADRVRMVQIVDNLISNAVKYTEDAGVVQVTLSTRRGHAILRVTDTGIGIDAELLPHVFDVFRQSQQGLARSAGGLGLGLALVRSLVELHEGEVTAKSGGSGRGSEFEVRLPLGSAPARAGRPAEDGADARLRLVLIEDNPDAADVLRELLEQAGHEVAVATQGRDGITAVEAARPDVVLCDLGLPDIDGFEVARSIRSTRELTDVRLIALSGYGRAEDRARALAAGFDLHLTKPVALEDLRAALNAPLDPRGTGDRDIE, from the coding sequence ATGTCGGCTGCGGCTGTGAGTGAGCCCCGTCTCGTCGTGGGGGTGGGAGCCTCCGCGGGCGGATTGGACGCGTTCCGGACACTGGTGCGGGCCGTGAGGCCCGGCTCCGCCATGACGTTCCTGCTGGTGCAGCACCTCGACCCGACCCACAAGAGCCTGCTGGCCGAACTGCTGTCGTCGCACACGACGCTGCTCGTCCAGGACGCCACGCATGGAACGGTCCTCGAGCCCGACACCGTGTACGTCATTGCGCCCGACACGGCCCTCGCCGTGCGGGACGGTCGGATCGAGCTCAGCGCGCCTCGCACACACCGCCGGATCCGCCTGCCGGTCGATCATCTCTTTCGCAGCCTGGCGCGTGAGTTCGGACCACGCGCCGTGGGAGTCGTGCTGTCGGGCGCCGGCAGCGACGGAACAGCGGGCGTGCGGGAGATCAAAGCGGTCGGCGGACTCGCGATCGCACAGAAGCCCGAGCAGAGCGGTCAACCGGGGATGCCGAGCAGCGCCATCGACACCGGTCTCGTGGATCTCGTTCTCGGCATCGACGAGATCCCCGACGCCCTGGAGCGCTTCGCGAGCCTTCCCCCGGGCGTCCACGCCGACATCCTCGCCCGCGAGGAGGAGCAGCTCGTACTGGACCGCGAGCAGCGGGCCGGACTCGTGCCGGTGCTGGACGCGGCTCAACTGGCGCGTCTGTCGGCGCTGCTGGAGGCTCAACAGGGCTTCGACCTGCGCGTCTACAAGACCGGGACCATCCAGCGGCGTGTGCTCCGCCGGATGGTCCTCTCCGGGTTCGAGTCGGCAGACGAGTACTTCGGTCATCTGCGCGACCATCCGGCGGAGCAACAGACCCTGCTGCGCGACCTCCTCATCAGCGTCACGGAGTTCTTTCGGGATACGGAGGCCTTCGAGACGCTGCGACACAGTGTCGTCGATCCCCTCGTACGTGCCGCCCCCGCAGGTACGACCCTGCGCGTATGGGTTGCCGGCTGCGCCACCGGGGAGGAGGCCTACAGCCTGGGAATGGAGTTCCTGGAGGCGATCGACGCCCGCGGCGCCCGGCTGGGTCTACAGATCTTCGCAACGGACGTCGACGCCGAGGCCATAGGCATCGCCCGGGGGGCCGAATACCCGCTCTCCATCGCGGACCAGGTGTCGCCCGAGCGGCTCGAGCGCTTCTTCCAACCTCTGCCTGGCCGCGGCTTCCGCGTCCGTCAACCCCTGCGGGAGACCGTGTCGTTCGCGCTGCACGATCTCACCAAGAACCCACCGTTCTCGCGGATGCACCTGGTGAGCTGCCGCAACGTGCTGATCTACCTCACCGCGGAGGCGCAACGTCAGGTGCTCCGCGTCCTGCACTTCGCGTTGCACAACGACGGATATCTCTTCCTGGGCCCGTCGGAGTCCCACGGAGCGCAGCGGGAGCTGTTCAGTGCGCTCTCCAAGTCCTGGCGCATCTACCGGAAGACCGGTCCCTCCACCCCACTGCCGGTCGAGCGCGGCTCGCACCGTCTGCCTCAGACCCTCCCGGAGCCACTCGTGGCCCAGGCGCACCCGCACCCGGGCCTACATGGCGGCCCCCGTGAGGACCGACCGCGCGGAGCCCTACTCGATGCCTGGGTGCCGCCCAGCGTCGTCGTCGGCGCGGAGGGCTCCGTGCTCTATATGCACGGTGAGCTGGGCCCGTTCCTCGCCTTCCCTCAGGGCGACAATCCGACCCTGGAGCTCCTCGGCCTGCTCCGATCCCATCTCCTCACGCGTACCCGCTCGGTACTGTACCGCTGTCGCCGGGAAGGAAGGCCCGTGGTCGCGCTGTCGAGCCCGACCGAGCAACAGCAGCGCGTCCGCATCACGGCGCACCCGGCGCCGGTCCTCGGCGACCTCGCTGTGGCCATCAGCTTCGAGCTTCTCCAGGACGCGGAGCCCGAGCAGGTCCCGGAGGCAGGCACGGGAGACGACGCGGTGATCGAGCAACTGGCGCAGGAGCTCGACGCGACGCGTCAGGACCTGCGCAGCACAATCGAAGAGCTGGAGACCTCGAACGAAGAGCTGCGGTCTTCGAACGAGGAATCCATGTCGATGAACGAGGAGCTCCAATCCGCCAACGAGGAGTTGGAGGCCACCACGGAGGAGCTGCGGTCGCTCAACGAGGAGCTGACCACGGTCAACAGTCAGCTACGCGAGAAGATCGATCAGCTCGAGCAGGCGCACGACGACCTCCACAACTTCTTCACCAGTACCAAGGTCGCGACGATCTTTCTCGACGACGAGCTGCGCATCAAGCGCTTCACCCCGGCCGCGGCCGAGCTCCTGGGTATCGATCACACGGACCTCGGTCGGTTCGTGAGCACTATGGCGCGCGATCTGCTGCAGAACGGTCTCGAAGCCGAGGCACGGCACGTGCTCGACAGCCTGAACGGGGTGGGCCGCGAGCTGCGGAGCCAGGGCGACCGGTGGTATGACCGCCGTATCCTGCCCTACCGCACCGAATCGCGCCGGATCGAGGGGATCGTCGTCACGTTCACGGACATCACCGCCATCCGGGAAGCCGCCGCCCGGCTCCAGCTCCGGGAACAGCAACAAGCGCTCATCGCGCGCATGGGCGTACACGCGCTTCGGGAGTCGAACCTCCAGGGGTTCCTGGACCAGGCCGTCCGCGACGTACAGCAGACCCTCGGGACCGACTTCTGCAAGATCCTGGAGGTGCAGCCCGGCGGTCGGCAGCTCCTTCTGCGGGCCGGCGTGGGATGGGCGGCTGGCTATGTGGGCGAGCGCGCGGTGGGGGCCGGCCCCGACTCCCAGGCCGGGTACACCCTGGAGGCCGGCGGTCCCGTCGTCGTCGAAGACCTGGCTCAGGAGCGCCGGTTCTCAGGACCGGAGCTGCTGCGGGACCATGGTGTGGTCAGCGGCGTTTCCGCCGCGATCCGCGACGGAGACAACGTCTACGGCGTGCTCGGCGTCCACACGCGCAGGCCGCGGACGTTCACAACGGAGGATGCCCACTTCGTGGCCGCGGTAGCGGGGGTGGTCGGGGCAGCGATCGGCCGCTTCCAGACCCGCCGCCGGCATGCCATCGAGCTGGGTGTCTCCCAGGTACTGGCCGGCTCCGGCGATGTAGACACCCTCCTGGACGACGTGCTGCGCTGCTTCGCAAAGACGCTGGACACGCCGGTAGGAGAGCTGTGGTGGCGCCCCGACGCAGACCGGCCCGCGGAACGCCGCATCCTCCATACGTCTCCGCCTTGCGACCGGCGACAGGTGTTGCACCATCTGCGCGGGCACGATACCCACAGCACCCGCATGGTCGAGCAGGCGCTGGAGGAGCGGCGCGCACGCTGGTGGACCGACCTGGGGCGCCCGTCCCTGACCGACCTCGTTCCCGCAGCAGAGCCGCTCGGGCTCCAATCCGCGCTCACGTTTCCGGTCTTTCTGGGTGGCAACGCCATCGGCGTGGTGCGCCTCTTCGCTGCACGGCGCCTGCTGGCGGACCCGCTCTTCCTCCACTCGCTGGAGAACATCGGACGCGCCGTGGGGGACTTCGTCGGAAGGGCGGACCTGCACGCGCGGGCCCGGCGCCTGGCCGCAATCACCGAGTCTTCGCACGACGCCATCCTCAGCTATGACCTGAACGGGATCGTGACGGATTGGCTCGCGGGCGCGGAGGCATTGTTCGGGTTCGTACGGGACGACATCGTAGGGACGCCCGTGTATCGCATCGTCCCGGAGGAGCGGCGCAAAGAGATCGACGAGACCCGGGAGCGGATCCGAAGGGGCGAGGTCATGGACCCCTACGAGACCGTGCGTCTCCACGCGGACGGGTCCTCCGTGGACGTCTCCGTGCGCAGCTCGGCTGTCCGGGACGAAGAAGGCGCAGTGGTCGGGGTCACATCCACTGATCGAGACATCAGCCGCCTGCTCGAGACCGAACGCGTGCTGAAGGAGGCGGACCGGCAGAAGGACCAGTTCCTGGCCATGCTGGGCCACGAGCTACGTAACCCGCTGACGGCGATCCGGGCGGCGGCGGACCTGATCGGCTTGCAACCCCTGGATCCGGCGCTCCAGAGGGCCCAGCAGATCCTCCAGCGGCAGACCCACCACATGGCCCGGCTCCTGGACGGCCTGTTGGACGTTTCCCGCATCGTCAACAACCGCATCGCGTTGGAGCGGCGCCCGGTGGACCTGGCCGCCGTGTGCCGGGAAGTGTTGGAGGATGTCCGGCGACAACTCGGGGACCGTCCCCTGGACCTCAGATCGCGCCTTTCGAAGACGCCGGTATGGGTTTTCGCGGATCGTGTGCGGATGGTACAGATCGTGGACAACCTCATCTCCAACGCCGTCAAGTACACCGAGGACGCGGGGGTCGTCCAGGTCACGCTCAGCACGCGGCGAGGGCACGCGATCCTACGGGTCACGGACACCGGGATCGGCATCGACGCGGAGCTGCTGCCGCACGTCTTCGACGTATTCCGGCAGTCACAGCAAGGGCTGGCTCGCTCGGCCGGCGGACTCGGACTGGGCCTGGCGTTGGTCCGCTCGCTCGTCGAGCTCCACGAGGGGGAAGTCACGGCCAAGAGTGGGGGTTCGGGACGCGGATCCGAGTTCGAGGTTCGCCTTCCCCTCGGATCTGCACCCGCCCGGGCTGGACGTCCCGCCGAGGACGGAGCGGACGCGCGGCTCCGCCTGGTGCTGATCGAGGACAACCCCGACGCTGCGGACGTGCTCCGCGAGCTTCTGGAGCAGGCCGGCCATGAGGTGGCGGTGGCGACCCAGGGCCGTGACGGCATCACCGCAGTGGAAGCGGCAAGGCCGGACGTCGTCCTCTGCGACCTGGGTCTTCCCGACATCGATGGCTTCGAGGTTGCGCGGAGCATTCGCAGCACCCGCGAGCTGACCGACGTGCGGCTGATCGCCCTGTCCGGGTACGGGCGGGCCGAGGATCGGGCGCGGGCGCTCGCGGCCGGCTTCGATCTCCACCTCACGAAGCCCGTCGCGCTCGAAGATCTCCGCGCGGCTCTCAACGCACCGTTGGACCCGCGCGGCACGGGCGACCGGGACATCGAGTAG
- a CDS encoding AI-2E family transporter, whose amino-acid sequence MNRLVPPGPFRLLLTGIGLVVLLLLGWQLADDLLLLFAAALFAAAASRGAEALAGATPLSRGWALVLVLLGAVVLVAAFLWFAGLRFTSQLEVLTERIPAGLDRVRDSLTANPVLQPLTAEIESLIAQFREGEGAAGSSLLTAFRVTTGTLFALVAWAVLVVFLAADLHRYSGAIVRLVPPRGREATQDLFEHLGGALTWWLLGRLVSMTLVGILTMVGLFLLGIPLAFALGLIAGLFSFVPFLGPLAATAPAVLVALGQGPTTALQVLGLYALVQFLESYLITPQVQKRMVSVPPVVLIAAQIGMGTLLGIGGVMFATPLALTVVVGIQVLYLKRTLGEPVHVWGER is encoded by the coding sequence TTGAACCGGCTGGTCCCACCCGGCCCGTTCCGGCTGCTGCTCACCGGGATCGGGCTCGTTGTCCTCCTGCTTCTCGGCTGGCAGCTGGCGGACGATCTCCTCCTGCTCTTCGCGGCCGCCCTGTTCGCCGCCGCCGCCTCACGTGGAGCAGAGGCGCTCGCTGGGGCCACGCCGCTGAGTCGGGGCTGGGCGTTGGTGCTTGTGTTGCTGGGCGCCGTCGTGCTGGTGGCCGCCTTTCTGTGGTTCGCCGGGCTGCGGTTCACGTCCCAGCTCGAGGTGCTGACCGAACGGATTCCCGCGGGACTCGACCGCGTCCGGGACAGCCTGACCGCGAACCCCGTATTGCAGCCGCTGACGGCGGAGATCGAAAGCCTGATCGCCCAGTTCCGAGAGGGCGAGGGCGCCGCGGGTAGCAGCCTCCTGACGGCGTTCCGTGTCACCACGGGTACGCTCTTCGCGCTCGTGGCGTGGGCGGTGCTGGTGGTCTTCCTCGCCGCGGACCTCCACCGCTACTCGGGAGCGATCGTGCGGCTGGTCCCGCCTCGTGGACGGGAAGCCACGCAAGACCTCTTCGAGCATCTCGGTGGGGCACTGACCTGGTGGCTCCTGGGGCGTCTGGTGTCGATGACGCTGGTGGGCATCCTCACCATGGTCGGGCTCTTCCTGCTGGGCATCCCGTTGGCCTTCGCGCTCGGGCTGATCGCAGGCCTCTTCTCCTTCGTGCCGTTCCTGGGCCCGCTCGCGGCCACGGCCCCGGCGGTGCTCGTGGCGCTCGGTCAGGGACCGACCACGGCGCTCCAGGTGTTGGGGCTCTACGCGCTCGTGCAGTTCCTGGAGAGCTATCTGATCACTCCGCAGGTGCAGAAGCGCATGGTCTCGGTTCCTCCAGTGGTGCTCATCGCCGCGCAGATCGGGATGGGCACGCTGCTGGGGATCGGCGGCGTCATGTTCGCCACGCCGCTGGCGCTCACCGTGGTGGTGGGGATCCAGGTGCTCTATCTGAAGCGCACCCTCGGCGAGCCGGTACACGTGTGGGGGGAGCGCTGA
- a CDS encoding SusD/RagB family nutrient-binding outer membrane lipoprotein, which yields MNTRRIPRRSRVGAALIFGAAALTGCDFIESTALDPNAVPSATLDQLFTGVQVNTFYVSESQIARLAAMWTQQMAGTDRQFATLDQYIFTEEEADGEFNSIYGGGGLIDIRNGILLAEDQGRTTYAAILKIHEAYLIGMAASVFGALPYSEAVDPDVTDPALDDQLAIYDMVQTRLDEAIAELQGGTGSGPGLVDLNFGGDVAAWTAVAWTLKARFYLHTAEVDGLPAYQAALQAAQNGIMDPSNNWTTVHSTAATEQNLWYQFQRDRSGYISAGDYLIPLMIAENDPRLPFYYSAVDGNILPRQSGLSELGYGGRDFNIPIVTCAENEYIRAEALYETGDEAGARSAAESGLACQEQRWDVDLSGYADNLPGVTGADLLEEIIEQKYTALFLNIEVWNDYKRTCYPAITPKAAGGVPPRLFYGQTERQTNSNIPVPANQQDRNENDPNPC from the coding sequence ATGAATACACGACGAATCCCACGACGCTCACGGGTGGGCGCGGCCCTGATCTTCGGGGCCGCCGCCCTCACCGGGTGCGACTTCATCGAATCGACGGCGCTGGACCCCAACGCCGTACCTTCCGCGACACTCGACCAGCTGTTCACGGGTGTCCAGGTGAACACGTTCTACGTGAGCGAGAGCCAGATCGCCCGGCTCGCGGCCATGTGGACGCAACAGATGGCGGGCACGGACCGGCAGTTCGCCACGTTGGACCAGTACATCTTCACGGAGGAGGAGGCCGACGGTGAGTTCAACTCCATCTACGGGGGTGGAGGCCTGATCGACATCCGGAACGGCATCCTCCTGGCGGAGGACCAGGGCCGCACGACGTACGCGGCGATCCTCAAGATCCATGAGGCATACCTCATCGGGATGGCGGCCAGCGTCTTCGGCGCCCTCCCGTACTCCGAGGCCGTGGACCCGGATGTGACCGATCCTGCGCTGGACGACCAGCTGGCCATCTACGACATGGTCCAGACCCGGCTGGACGAGGCCATCGCGGAGTTGCAGGGGGGCACGGGCTCGGGGCCCGGCCTCGTGGACCTCAACTTCGGGGGCGATGTGGCGGCCTGGACGGCCGTCGCCTGGACCCTGAAGGCCCGCTTCTACCTGCACACGGCCGAGGTAGATGGCCTGCCGGCCTATCAGGCGGCGCTGCAGGCGGCGCAGAACGGGATCATGGACCCGTCGAACAACTGGACCACGGTGCACTCGACCGCGGCGACCGAGCAGAACCTCTGGTACCAGTTCCAGCGGGACCGCTCGGGATACATCAGCGCCGGGGACTACCTGATCCCGCTCATGATCGCCGAGAACGATCCCCGTCTGCCCTTCTACTACAGCGCGGTGGATGGCAACATCCTGCCGAGGCAGTCCGGTCTGTCGGAGCTCGGCTACGGCGGACGCGACTTCAACATCCCCATCGTGACGTGCGCCGAGAACGAGTACATCCGTGCGGAGGCGCTCTACGAGACCGGGGACGAAGCCGGAGCACGTTCCGCGGCGGAATCCGGTCTGGCCTGCCAGGAGCAGCGGTGGGACGTGGATCTGTCGGGCTACGCGGACAACCTACCCGGTGTGACGGGCGCCGACCTGCTCGAGGAGATCATCGAGCAGAAGTACACGGCGCTGTTCCTCAACATCGAGGTCTGGAACGACTACAAGCGCACGTGCTATCCGGCCATCACGCCGAAGGCCGCCGGTGGAGTGCCGCCGCGGCTCTTCTACGGCCAGACGGAGCGCCAGACGAACTCCAACATCCCGGTCCCGGCGAACCAGCAGGATCGCAATGAGAACGACCCGAATCCCTGCTGA
- a CDS encoding SusC/RagA family TonB-linked outer membrane protein, producing MYRRLTCSLSILASLVLLPAASAAQQPTTVTGVVTTTEGEPLPAASVQIADLNLGSLTNNQGRYLILVPASRVTGQEVVVTASLIGRAAATQRATLAPGTVTLDFQLGADPLRLEEIVVTGAGTTQERQKLGVSINTVSADEIVESQEGNIVQALAGKAPNVEVTSSAGDPGAGSYIRIRGVNSLLGDGQPLIVVDGVPIDNSSNTIESNAGGTVEQNRAADLNPQDIADIQILKGASAAAIYGSRAANGVVLITTKKGRPGTNQVQYKVSYSFDEVTETVPVQTSFGQGMSDLPFGGTTNDACQDVYGLPQRQCPVSWGGEIPAGTPVFNHADEVYQTGNRLENFLSLSGGSETTNYYLSLGRLDHDGVIRGNSSYERTTVRLSGSHLFREDLRVGANFQYSDASGDLIQQGSNISGIQLAALRTPPDFDNLPYLTDDGLHRSYRLPDPNTVAQSRGYDNPFWVANEITNSTEVGRTFGNIQVEYTPTDWLSVNYTLGADYANDERLTVFPKSSSDFPDGRLIRADLLNFQVDHNLVATARRTFNDDFAASLAVGQNLNHREFKRYQVNGQNLILGTDQLDFTVDRIPNEFYSRIRTDGYFAQGTVDLWGQLFLTAALRVDGSSTFGGDGERFAYPKFSGAWDFTQYLGGGEGVVSFAKLRAAYGVAGKQPDPYSNATGFTTGTITDGWLTPNGLETIYSGLEGVVSQATLGNANIDPERTEEFEVGGDLALLDNRVSLALTYYRQNTTDAILAVDVPPSTGFTSKFENAGEFENWGWEATLGLDVYQGDAIDWNVDFQWATNESCVQSLAGAETFGLAGFTGAVASVVAPERDANGNITQCYPFGVFYGDDFIRFGRGSTVNGVAIDDSFSGWSAGDLYIGADGFPLSDPQTRVIGDPNPDWTASISSSVTIYDNLRLSGLLDFKIGGDVWNGTKGALYFFGTHEDTEPYHGNGQAEVFGETYYPNEGVAGPGAGQEVQLNWLTWFWNGIGSSFTGPSIQSIEDGGFVKLRELGLSYTFRDQDWLERSGLSSLALSVYGRNLITWSDYSGVDPETNLWGQSLGRGIDYFNNPQTRSLVINLTATR from the coding sequence ATGTATAGACGACTGACTTGTTCGCTTTCGATCCTTGCTTCCCTCGTACTTCTACCGGCCGCGTCGGCGGCCCAGCAACCGACCACCGTCACCGGCGTGGTCACGACCACCGAAGGAGAGCCCCTGCCGGCGGCCAGCGTACAGATCGCCGATCTCAACCTGGGGTCCCTGACCAACAATCAGGGGCGCTACCTGATCCTGGTCCCCGCCTCGCGCGTGACGGGACAGGAAGTGGTGGTGACGGCCAGCCTCATCGGGCGGGCCGCCGCGACGCAGCGCGCAACCCTGGCCCCCGGAACCGTGACCCTGGACTTCCAGCTGGGCGCGGATCCCCTGCGACTCGAGGAGATCGTCGTCACCGGCGCGGGAACCACCCAGGAGCGGCAGAAGCTCGGCGTCTCCATCAACACGGTGAGCGCCGACGAGATCGTGGAGAGCCAGGAGGGAAACATCGTCCAGGCGCTCGCGGGTAAGGCGCCCAATGTCGAGGTCACCAGCTCGGCCGGCGATCCGGGAGCGGGCTCGTACATCCGCATCCGGGGCGTCAATTCGCTTCTCGGAGACGGTCAGCCCCTGATCGTCGTCGACGGAGTTCCCATCGACAACTCGTCCAACACGATCGAATCGAATGCCGGTGGTACGGTGGAGCAGAACCGCGCTGCGGACCTGAACCCACAGGACATCGCCGACATCCAGATCCTGAAAGGTGCCTCGGCGGCGGCCATCTACGGCTCCCGGGCCGCCAACGGGGTGGTGCTGATCACCACCAAGAAGGGCCGCCCGGGCACGAACCAGGTCCAGTACAAGGTCTCCTACTCCTTCGACGAGGTGACGGAGACGGTGCCGGTCCAGACAAGCTTCGGGCAGGGGATGAGCGACCTTCCGTTCGGCGGTACGACCAACGACGCCTGCCAGGACGTCTACGGGTTGCCACAGCGCCAGTGCCCGGTCAGCTGGGGGGGCGAGATCCCCGCCGGCACACCGGTCTTCAACCACGCCGATGAGGTGTACCAGACGGGCAATCGCCTGGAGAACTTCCTGAGCCTGTCGGGCGGGAGCGAGACCACCAACTACTACCTGTCCCTGGGTCGCCTGGACCACGATGGCGTGATCCGCGGCAACTCCTCCTATGAGCGCACGACCGTGCGCCTCTCCGGTAGCCATCTCTTCCGGGAGGACTTGCGGGTCGGAGCCAACTTCCAGTACTCGGACGCGTCGGGAGACCTCATCCAGCAGGGCTCCAACATCAGCGGGATCCAGCTGGCCGCCCTGCGAACCCCGCCCGACTTCGACAACCTCCCCTATCTGACCGACGACGGCCTGCACCGCTCCTACCGTCTGCCCGACCCGAACACCGTGGCCCAGAGCCGTGGGTACGACAACCCCTTCTGGGTGGCGAACGAGATCACGAACAGCACCGAGGTAGGACGGACGTTCGGGAACATCCAGGTCGAGTACACCCCTACCGACTGGCTGTCGGTCAACTACACGCTGGGCGCCGACTACGCGAACGATGAGCGCCTGACCGTTTTTCCCAAGAGCTCGTCCGACTTCCCGGACGGCCGCCTCATCCGGGCGGACCTGCTGAACTTCCAGGTGGACCACAACCTGGTCGCCACTGCGCGTCGGACCTTCAACGACGACTTCGCGGCCTCGCTGGCCGTCGGGCAGAACCTCAACCACCGCGAGTTCAAGCGGTACCAGGTAAACGGCCAGAACCTGATCCTGGGCACCGACCAGCTCGACTTCACCGTGGACCGGATCCCCAACGAGTTCTACTCGCGGATCCGCACCGACGGGTACTTCGCCCAGGGGACGGTCGATCTCTGGGGCCAGCTCTTCCTGACCGCCGCCCTGCGCGTGGACGGTTCGTCCACGTTCGGAGGGGACGGTGAGCGCTTCGCCTATCCGAAGTTCAGCGGCGCGTGGGACTTCACGCAGTACCTCGGTGGCGGGGAGGGCGTGGTGAGCTTCGCCAAGCTGCGGGCCGCGTATGGCGTGGCCGGGAAGCAGCCGGATCCCTACTCCAACGCGACCGGCTTCACCACCGGGACGATCACCGACGGATGGCTCACGCCCAACGGGCTGGAGACGATCTACTCGGGCCTGGAGGGTGTCGTGTCGCAGGCAACCCTGGGCAACGCCAACATCGATCCCGAGCGCACCGAGGAGTTCGAGGTGGGCGGTGACCTGGCCCTGCTGGACAACCGCGTATCGCTGGCGCTGACCTACTATCGCCAGAACACGACGGACGCGATCCTCGCGGTCGACGTCCCGCCCAGCACGGGGTTCACCTCCAAGTTCGAGAACGCCGGTGAATTCGAGAACTGGGGTTGGGAGGCCACGCTGGGCCTCGACGTCTATCAGGGCGACGCCATCGACTGGAACGTGGATTTCCAGTGGGCGACCAACGAGAGTTGCGTGCAGAGCCTGGCCGGCGCCGAGACCTTCGGGCTGGCGGGCTTCACCGGCGCGGTGGCGTCTGTGGTGGCACCGGAGCGGGATGCCAACGGGAACATCACCCAGTGCTATCCGTTCGGCGTGTTCTACGGTGATGACTTCATCCGCTTCGGACGTGGCAGCACCGTGAACGGCGTGGCCATCGACGACTCCTTCTCCGGCTGGAGCGCCGGGGATCTCTACATCGGAGCGGACGGCTTCCCATTGTCCGACCCGCAGACGCGCGTCATCGGAGATCCGAATCCGGACTGGACGGCGAGCATCAGCAGCTCCGTGACGATCTACGACAACCTGCGTCTTTCGGGCTTGTTGGACTTCAAGATAGGGGGTGACGTGTGGAACGGCACCAAGGGCGCGCTCTACTTCTTCGGCACGCACGAGGACACGGAGCCCTACCACGGGAATGGTCAGGCCGAGGTCTTCGGCGAGACCTACTATCCGAATGAGGGCGTCGCCGGACCCGGCGCTGGACAGGAAGTCCAGCTCAACTGGCTGACGTGGTTCTGGAACGGCATCGGCAGCAGCTTCACCGGGCCCAGCATCCAGTCCATCGAGGACGGTGGCTTCGTCAAGCTGCGCGAGCTCGGGCTTTCCTACACGTTCCGCGATCAGGACTGGTTGGAGCGCAGCGGCTTGAGCAGCCTGGCCCTCTCCGTCTACGGCCGGAATCTGATCACGTGGAGCGACTACTCCGGCGTGGACCCCGAGACCAACCTCTGGGGCCAGAGCCTGGGCCGCGGGATCGACTACTTCAACAACCCGCAGACCCGATCGCTCGTCATCAACCTGACCGCCACCCGCTGA